A region from the Wansuia hejianensis genome encodes:
- a CDS encoding MBL fold metallo-hydrolase — translation MISCRLIANAGVLIETEGIRILLDGLQDAGNYPFSRTPDSILEQMMSQDAGSADFSESCANEYKHIDFLIFTHTHPDHFSAELLAEYLECNHVRRVLCPIEENAQFRPMRQALQKARVPVWPLKMKHGAAHQYRLTEEICIYSLCVRHMPQIFPKDLCSCLLVQADGKNVLFLADCSYEEEGLLKAYAGVKIDAVFLNPYFYYDERGRHIINEYLQPERIVIYHLPFESDDQIHLRSLARQALKKYPDSRAVLLEEPLQAVNL, via the coding sequence ATGATTTCTTGCAGACTGATTGCTAACGCAGGAGTGTTAATAGAAACGGAAGGCATCCGTATTCTGCTGGACGGGCTGCAGGATGCGGGGAATTACCCTTTCAGCAGGACACCTGATTCGATCCTGGAGCAGATGATGTCTCAGGATGCTGGGTCTGCAGACTTTTCGGAGAGTTGTGCAAATGAGTATAAACATATTGATTTTCTAATATTTACCCATACACATCCGGATCATTTTTCGGCAGAACTGCTGGCAGAGTATCTGGAATGCAATCATGTCAGGAGAGTGCTGTGTCCGATTGAAGAAAATGCCCAGTTCCGTCCCATGAGACAGGCGCTCCAGAAAGCACGGGTGCCGGTATGGCCTCTGAAGATGAAGCATGGGGCGGCCCATCAGTACAGGCTGACAGAAGAAATCTGTATCTATTCCCTGTGTGTGAGACATATGCCGCAGATATTTCCCAAAGACCTCTGCAGCTGTCTGTTGGTACAGGCGGATGGTAAAAATGTTCTTTTTTTGGCAGATTGCAGCTATGAGGAAGAAGGGCTGCTTAAAGCATACGCCGGTGTGAAGATAGATGCAGTTTTCCTGAACCCTTATTTTTATTACGACGAGAGGGGAAGGCATATCATAAATGAGTACCTGCAGCCGGAACGGATCGTGATTTATCATCTGCCCTTTGAATCTGACGATCAGATCCATCTCCGTTCCCTGGCGCGCCAGGCCCTGAAAAAATATCCTGACAGCCGGGCAGTTCTGCTGGAAGAACCACTGCAGGCGGTTAATCTATAA
- the ptb gene encoding phosphate butyryltransferase: MSKNFNDLLSNAGSGPLKKIAVAVAQDAAVLEAVSEARSRGIADAILVGDKTQICQTAASIGLDLGGFTIIHEPDVPAAALKAVELVHNQQADILLKGFLSTKLFLKSVLNKDVGLRTGRQMSHVSVFEVDGIDHLLFLTDIAFNTYPTLDEKTQIIRNAVEVAHACGIDCPKVAPLCAVEVVNPKMQPTVDARALTEMYERGEFKGCEIYGPLSMDMAIDPEAARHKKADSPVAGHADILLFPDIDAGNITYKLLVRTPKTRNGCVLVGTSAPVILTSRSDSAETKINSIAFAAVIA, encoded by the coding sequence ATGAGCAAAAATTTTAATGACCTATTGTCAAACGCAGGCTCAGGCCCGCTGAAAAAAATCGCAGTTGCCGTCGCCCAGGACGCCGCCGTGCTGGAAGCTGTCAGCGAAGCCAGAAGCCGCGGCATCGCCGATGCCATACTTGTAGGCGACAAGACGCAGATCTGCCAGACAGCCGCCTCCATCGGCCTGGATCTGGGCGGGTTTACAATCATCCACGAGCCTGACGTTCCCGCCGCAGCTTTAAAAGCGGTGGAGCTGGTTCATAATCAACAGGCCGATATTCTGCTGAAGGGATTTCTATCCACCAAGCTTTTTCTGAAAAGCGTCCTGAATAAAGACGTGGGCCTGAGAACCGGACGGCAGATGTCTCATGTGAGCGTTTTTGAAGTAGACGGCATCGACCATCTGCTCTTTCTGACAGATATTGCCTTCAACACCTATCCTACCCTTGACGAAAAAACTCAGATCATACGCAACGCCGTTGAAGTGGCTCACGCCTGTGGAATCGATTGCCCGAAGGTCGCCCCGCTCTGCGCCGTTGAAGTCGTAAACCCTAAAATGCAGCCCACTGTGGACGCCCGGGCACTGACCGAAATGTACGAACGCGGAGAATTCAAAGGCTGCGAGATCTACGGCCCTCTGTCCATGGACATGGCCATAGATCCGGAAGCCGCCCGCCACAAAAAAGCGGACAGCCCGGTGGCAGGACACGCTGATATTCTGCTGTTTCCCGACATCGACGCGGGCAATATCACCTATAAGCTTCTGGTACGCACTCCTAAGACGCGAAACGGCTGTGTGCTCGTAGGGACATCCGCGCCTGTAATCCTCACCTCCCGTTCTGACAGCGCTGAAACGAAAATCAATTCCATCGCTTTTGCGGCGGTAATTGCCTGA
- a CDS encoding sugar ABC transporter ATP-binding protein: protein MERPIIKLENISKSFFGVTVLKDVKFEVFPGQVNALVGGNGAGKSTLMKILTGVYTKDSGTIWFNGKETTFNNYKDAFQHGIAMIFQEMSSVPTLTVTENIFLNNELLKKNRFLDRPAMRKKAVELLDRLGVDINPDAVVGELTVGEKQMVEIVKALSSDARILVMDEPTASLSAKEVDKLFQIVENLKKQGIAIIYISHRMNEILSIADKVTVLRDGRIVGELDNQDLKVEAIISYMMGDRGGTSFEWMPPEKEISDQVVLNVEHLDINERVRDISFNLHKGEVIGFAGLLSSGRTEILETLFGIRKPRGGLIRIDGKPVPVRSVQDAIRSGFGLVPEDRRTQGLVLIHSVKQNLILPILKKMQKGLFLNKKKINETADFSIKELSVKTDSPNKIINLLSGGNQQKIVISKWLRSDMKILLLDEPTAGVDIGSKKELIATVRKFTDQGNAAIFVSSELQEMMAVCDRIYVLQRGKIINELRHDEIDSEEVLQNAIQQ from the coding sequence ATGGAAAGGCCAATTATAAAATTGGAAAACATTTCAAAAAGCTTTTTCGGCGTCACTGTGCTGAAGGATGTGAAATTTGAAGTGTTTCCCGGGCAGGTGAATGCCCTGGTCGGAGGCAACGGCGCCGGTAAAAGCACGCTGATGAAGATTCTGACCGGCGTTTACACAAAAGACAGCGGAACGATCTGGTTCAATGGAAAGGAAACGACGTTCAATAATTACAAGGATGCGTTTCAGCATGGGATCGCCATGATTTTTCAGGAGATGAGCAGTGTTCCCACATTGACAGTAACGGAAAATATATTTCTGAACAATGAGCTGCTTAAGAAAAACCGGTTCCTGGACCGGCCCGCCATGAGGAAAAAGGCTGTTGAATTGTTGGACCGGCTGGGAGTGGACATCAATCCGGATGCGGTGGTCGGAGAGCTGACCGTCGGTGAAAAACAGATGGTTGAAATTGTGAAGGCGCTGTCCAGCGACGCCAGGATACTGGTTATGGATGAGCCGACGGCGTCCCTGTCCGCAAAGGAAGTGGATAAGCTGTTTCAGATTGTGGAGAATCTGAAGAAACAGGGAATCGCGATCATTTATATTTCCCACCGCATGAATGAGATTTTGTCCATAGCGGACAAGGTGACTGTGCTGCGGGACGGCAGGATCGTCGGTGAGCTGGATAATCAGGATCTGAAGGTTGAAGCGATCATCAGCTATATGATGGGAGATAGAGGAGGAACTTCTTTTGAATGGATGCCTCCGGAGAAAGAGATTTCAGATCAGGTGGTTTTGAACGTGGAGCACCTGGATATCAATGAAAGGGTCAGGGATATTTCCTTCAACCTCCATAAAGGAGAGGTAATCGGGTTTGCGGGTCTTTTGAGCAGCGGAAGAACGGAGATTCTGGAGACTCTGTTCGGAATACGAAAGCCCAGGGGAGGCTTGATCCGGATCGATGGCAAACCGGTGCCGGTCCGTTCCGTGCAGGACGCGATCCGTTCTGGATTCGGTCTGGTGCCGGAAGACAGGAGGACACAGGGCCTGGTGCTGATTCATTCGGTAAAACAGAACCTGATATTACCCATACTGAAGAAAATGCAGAAGGGCCTATTTTTAAATAAGAAGAAAATCAATGAGACCGCGGATTTCAGCATCAAGGAGTTAAGCGTAAAAACAGATTCGCCCAATAAGATTATCAACCTGTTATCCGGAGGCAACCAGCAGAAAATTGTAATTTCCAAATGGCTGCGGTCAGACATGAAGATTTTGCTGTTGGACGAACCGACTGCGGGCGTGGATATCGGTTCCAAAAAGGAGTTAATCGCAACCGTTCGCAAATTTACAGACCAGGGGAATGCTGCGATCTTTGTATCATCTGAATTGCAGGAAATGATGGCAGTATGTGACCGCATCTATGTGTTGCAGCGCGGAAAAATAATTAATGAATTACGACATGATGAAATTGATTCTGAGGAGGTACTGCAAAATGCAATCCAGCAATAG
- a CDS encoding glycyl radical protein, whose translation MLHYGNLNAPDAVKAGAVFEGREIYRSARLDALRTRVFDAVPQIDSSRAKAVTESYRETEGEPVPIRRAKALRKTLESLPIRINEGELVVGEIAPYDRCAQVYPDYGIDWFIEELDGKPFRFEDRPGDKFMISPEDEQVIREIAPYWKGKTHKDQVYARIPRDAWDAFQIGMIDTDYLVICAEGHVIVNLQRVLREGIEGFRRRAEKVLESLDLTEPDNLKKLPFLQSVLINCDSVELFAKRYADLADAMAAEERDEQRRQELEKISQVCRHVPMHPARDMHEAIQSMYFTNLILNIEGNGSAFSYGRMDQKLYPYYKKALEDGWTEDDIKELFSNLMLKLFQVTRVLDWHSTSTFRGYVVAQNITIGGQDRLGRDATNEMTYLILECQAIMQLNNPLSARYHDRCTNRYMNAVLDVQKLGGGQPAYYSDENYVLGLVNRGVKLEDAYDYANVGCGEPLIEGKQSNRPDGAAFINITKALEMAMNGGTDPRTGRCLHKSNGDLTTFQSYEELYDAFMDQIRYYIRMHVIYDNSLDLASEEGITDPYMSMLIDDCIERGKTVKEGGAVYDYCGPLYMGIANTGNCLAAVKKLVFEDHVITAAELKHALETDFEDMTTAPTGEEIRQLCLRAPKYGNDDDYVDKIMTQYLYDIFEEEAKYHTTRYGRGPVGGLWVPSCNTVSSNVPLGKIIGATPDGRKAGEALADTTSPMHGSDTNGPTAALNSVGKLPNVLLSGGTLYNMRVDPKTVETPEARERFIDMLRTYLGDYKGQHIQFNMVDSKILMDAKEHPQNYKDLMVRVAGYSALFTAIDSDLQDDIIDRTVHKI comes from the coding sequence ATGCTACACTATGGAAATTTGAATGCTCCAGATGCTGTAAAAGCCGGGGCAGTGTTTGAAGGGCGGGAGATTTACCGCAGCGCCAGGCTGGATGCATTGAGAACCAGAGTTTTTGATGCAGTTCCGCAGATAGATTCATCAAGGGCTAAAGCGGTAACTGAGAGTTACCGGGAGACGGAAGGGGAACCGGTGCCGATCCGCAGGGCCAAAGCGCTGCGGAAAACCCTGGAGAGCCTGCCCATCCGGATTAACGAAGGGGAATTGGTAGTAGGAGAAATCGCCCCCTACGACAGATGTGCGCAGGTTTATCCGGATTATGGGATCGACTGGTTTATTGAAGAGCTGGACGGGAAGCCCTTCCGGTTCGAGGACAGGCCGGGTGACAAGTTTATGATCAGCCCGGAAGATGAACAGGTGATACGGGAGATTGCCCCCTATTGGAAAGGCAAGACACATAAAGATCAGGTATACGCCCGGATACCCAGGGACGCCTGGGACGCGTTTCAGATCGGGATGATTGATACGGATTATCTGGTGATCTGTGCAGAGGGCCATGTGATTGTTAACCTGCAGAGAGTCCTCAGAGAAGGAATTGAAGGCTTCCGCAGAAGAGCGGAGAAAGTGCTTGAAAGCCTGGATCTGACGGAACCTGACAATCTGAAGAAGCTTCCGTTTTTACAGTCTGTACTGATTAACTGCGACAGTGTAGAGCTGTTCGCAAAGAGGTATGCCGATCTGGCCGATGCGATGGCTGCGGAGGAGCGAGATGAACAGCGCAGGCAGGAGCTGGAAAAAATCAGCCAGGTCTGCAGGCATGTGCCCATGCATCCGGCCCGGGATATGCACGAGGCCATACAATCCATGTACTTTACAAACCTGATCCTGAATATTGAAGGGAACGGAAGCGCTTTTTCCTACGGGAGAATGGATCAGAAACTATATCCCTATTATAAAAAGGCATTAGAGGACGGATGGACAGAGGATGATATCAAGGAGCTGTTTTCTAATCTGATGCTGAAGCTGTTTCAGGTTACGCGGGTGCTGGACTGGCACAGCACATCCACCTTCCGCGGATATGTGGTGGCGCAGAATATAACCATCGGCGGACAGGATCGTCTGGGAAGAGACGCGACCAACGAAATGACATACCTGATCCTGGAATGCCAGGCCATCATGCAGCTGAACAACCCGCTGTCTGCCCGGTACCATGACCGCTGCACGAACCGTTATATGAATGCGGTGCTGGATGTACAGAAGCTGGGCGGCGGACAGCCGGCATACTACAGCGATGAGAATTACGTGCTGGGCCTGGTAAACAGAGGCGTGAAGCTGGAGGACGCCTATGACTATGCCAATGTGGGCTGCGGGGAACCACTGATTGAGGGCAAGCAGAGCAACAGGCCGGACGGGGCGGCGTTCATTAATATCACCAAGGCGCTGGAAATGGCTATGAACGGGGGGACGGACCCCCGGACAGGAAGGTGCCTGCATAAGAGTAACGGAGATCTGACCACGTTCCAGAGCTATGAAGAGCTATATGACGCATTTATGGACCAGATCAGATATTATATACGAATGCATGTGATCTATGATAATTCTCTTGACCTGGCGTCAGAAGAGGGAATCACAGATCCTTATATGTCCATGCTGATTGATGACTGCATCGAGAGAGGCAAGACTGTGAAAGAAGGAGGCGCTGTCTATGATTACTGCGGCCCGCTGTATATGGGAATTGCCAATACCGGCAACTGCCTGGCGGCAGTCAAGAAGCTGGTTTTTGAAGATCATGTGATTACGGCGGCCGAACTGAAACATGCGCTGGAGACGGATTTTGAAGATATGACTACAGCCCCGACAGGGGAGGAAATCCGGCAATTGTGTCTGAGAGCTCCCAAATATGGAAATGACGATGATTATGTGGACAAAATCATGACACAGTATCTCTACGATATATTTGAAGAGGAAGCGAAATACCATACCACCCGGTATGGAAGGGGGCCTGTCGGCGGCCTGTGGGTTCCCTCATGCAATACGGTGTCCTCGAATGTGCCGCTGGGAAAAATCATCGGAGCCACGCCGGACGGAAGAAAAGCGGGCGAGGCGCTGGCGGATACCACGTCTCCGATGCATGGAAGTGATACGAACGGTCCGACCGCCGCACTGAATTCTGTTGGAAAGCTGCCGAACGTGCTGCTTTCAGGAGGAACCCTTTACAATATGAGAGTGGACCCTAAAACGGTGGAGACCCCGGAAGCCCGTGAGCGGTTTATTGATATGCTGAGGACCTATCTGGGAGATTACAAGGGCCAGCACATTCAATTTAACATGGTGGATTCCAAGATCCTGATGGATGCGAAGGAGCATCCGCAGAATTATAAGGACCTGATGGTTCGGGTTGCCGGTTACAGCGCGCTGTTCACGGCCATAGATTCCGACCTGCAGGACGACATTATTGACCGGACGGTTCATAAAATCTAA
- a CDS encoding glycyl-radical enzyme activating protein, with product MYGKVFNIERYHYTDGTGIRILVFLKGCTLSCPWCSNPESQSPRNEMAFNANKCLKCGRCIPACPNGAISLKDGEIVTDRKLCTSCGACVDRCFYDARTLFGRDMTVDQVMTEVLKDKNYFVRSKGGVTFSGGEAALQPEFVRECIRRCRLEFIDTAIETAGAVPWEMLYRAVEHAGEILFDLKTLDDRRFKEFSSYPTAHILENLQKLCSAGKKVRIRCPIIPGVNKDQEFISQVIGIAKENHIRQIDLLPFHQLGSYKYRTIGREYTFGDLKTMNKEEVSDLEMLVRNAGLDCVVGG from the coding sequence ATGTATGGAAAAGTATTCAATATTGAGCGCTACCACTATACGGACGGAACAGGTATCCGGATTCTGGTTTTCTTAAAGGGATGTACTCTTAGCTGCCCCTGGTGCAGCAATCCGGAGTCTCAGTCTCCGCGAAATGAGATGGCCTTTAACGCAAATAAATGCCTGAAATGCGGAAGATGCATACCGGCCTGTCCCAATGGGGCGATTTCCCTGAAGGATGGAGAGATCGTCACTGACCGGAAGCTTTGCACGAGCTGCGGCGCCTGTGTGGACAGATGCTTCTATGACGCCCGGACGCTTTTTGGCAGGGATATGACCGTCGACCAGGTGATGACAGAGGTTTTAAAGGATAAAAACTATTTTGTCAGATCCAAGGGAGGGGTGACTTTTTCCGGCGGTGAAGCGGCCCTGCAGCCAGAATTCGTGAGAGAGTGTATCCGCAGGTGCAGGCTGGAATTTATTGATACCGCAATTGAGACTGCCGGAGCCGTGCCCTGGGAGATGTTGTACCGGGCTGTAGAACATGCCGGAGAAATCCTGTTTGATCTGAAGACACTGGACGACAGAAGATTTAAGGAGTTTTCCAGCTATCCGACGGCTCATATCCTGGAAAATCTGCAGAAGCTGTGTTCGGCGGGGAAGAAGGTCCGCATCCGCTGTCCGATCATTCCGGGAGTTAATAAGGATCAGGAATTCATCAGCCAGGTGATCGGGATAGCGAAGGAAAACCACATCCGGCAGATTGACCTGCTGCCGTTTCATCAGCTGGGAAGCTACAAGTACCGGACAATCGGGCGTGAATACACGTTTGGAGATCTGAAGACAATGAATAAAGAGGAGGTCTCCGATCTGGAAATGCTGGTCAGAAACGCAGGGCTGGATTGTGTGGTGGGAGGCTGA